From the Ilumatobacteraceae bacterium genome, the window CGGCGGAAGATCACGCTGTCGTGACGGCCCTCGTCGTGCGGCGGAGGAGCGGCGCCGTGACGGCGGTGGTCATCAGCGCCATCACGACGATGATCGTGTAGGCGGTCGTGTCGATGATGCCGAGGGTCAGTCCAACCGTGGCGACGACGATCTCGAGGGCGCCGCGAGCGTTGAGCACGGCTCCGACGGCGAGCGCGTCGGGGTGGCCGATGCCGCCCGCTCGTGCTCCGAGGTAGGAGCCGAGGGCCTTGGCCACGGTGGCGACGACCGTGACGGCGATCGCCCACGACGCCACGTCCCACGAGGCGAGTTCGGTCAGGTCGACGCGGATCCCGGCGATCGCGAAGAACAGCGGCGCGAAGATCGCGTTGGTCGTGACCTCGATCGCCTGGAACCCCGAGGACCGCGCGAGCTTGCTGCCTCCGATGGCCACGCCGGCGATGAACGCGCCGATCACCGCCTCGACGCCGACGGCATGCGTCACCGCTCCGACCGCGACGATCGCCAGCACCGCCA encodes:
- a CDS encoding cation:proton antiporter, whose amino-acid sequence is MVPLAFGAGIAALIPATFIGSDGTRSIFVAFFAVAFAISSLPVAARVLSDLGLLSRPFAQLALGVATSNDIVGWLLLGVVISVVDEGSFSPSPLIVAVLVVAAVAGIVLRFGPAFLDRVTTAVHRREGGPAAEASVAVLAIVAVGAVTHAVGVEAVIGAFIAGVAIGGSKLARSSGFQAIEVTTNAIFAPLFFAIAGIRVDLTELASWDVASWAIAVTVVATVAKALGSYLGARAGGIGHPDALAVGAVLNARGALEIVVATVGLTLGIIDTTAYTIIVVMALMTTAVTAPLLRRTTRAVTTA